A section of the Devosia rhizoryzae genome encodes:
- a CDS encoding hybrid nucleoside-diphosphate sugar epimerase/sugar transferase, whose translation MVTGATGRLGQQLVPHLESRGALVIVVGRNVAKLRSIFPGRRACTYEELQSSATGAHLVVHLAVLNNDVDAPLSEFERINVGLAMQVAEAAKSAQVGRMINVSSTHALDEKNQSKYARTKREAVEKLGRIPSLAVTNFFLPAVISSELSGKLSALNNLPPGLRLHALMAVSALKPTVRVATIADQVLSILSFEDPDDRIVSEGQQRNPYYHLGKRVIDLTFAVGVLVCLWWLLVALWVAIALQSKGPAIFAQVRVGRGGRMFTCYKFRTMHQGTPNVGTHDAPQNAVTPIGRFLRSSKLDELPQIFNILLNQVSLIGPRPCLPSQTVLIAERARRGVLEVKPGISGYSQVQGVDMSEPERLAIWDEKYLRLQSLLLDINIILSTARGGGQGDRTKKHS comes from the coding sequence ATGGTTACCGGAGCCACCGGCAGATTGGGACAACAGCTAGTGCCTCACCTTGAGTCACGGGGTGCGCTGGTCATTGTGGTAGGCCGAAACGTCGCGAAGTTGCGGAGCATTTTTCCGGGCCGTAGAGCTTGCACATACGAGGAATTGCAATCATCAGCTACAGGCGCCCACCTCGTTGTTCATCTCGCCGTTCTCAACAATGATGTGGATGCGCCCCTCTCCGAATTCGAACGCATAAATGTCGGTTTGGCGATGCAGGTGGCCGAAGCCGCTAAGAGCGCTCAGGTGGGCCGAATGATAAACGTCTCCAGCACACACGCGCTGGATGAGAAGAACCAATCCAAGTATGCTCGGACTAAGCGCGAAGCAGTCGAGAAACTCGGACGCATACCAAGCCTTGCAGTAACCAATTTCTTTTTACCCGCGGTGATCAGCAGCGAACTAAGCGGGAAACTCTCAGCGTTGAACAACCTCCCCCCTGGCCTGAGGTTGCATGCTCTCATGGCCGTCTCGGCCTTGAAGCCGACGGTTCGTGTGGCTACGATAGCAGACCAGGTACTAAGTATATTGTCGTTCGAGGACCCTGACGATCGCATCGTGAGCGAGGGGCAACAGCGAAACCCCTATTATCATCTCGGCAAACGAGTGATTGACTTAACATTTGCAGTCGGAGTTTTGGTTTGCTTGTGGTGGTTACTCGTCGCCTTGTGGGTAGCGATCGCCCTGCAGTCCAAGGGACCGGCAATCTTTGCTCAAGTGCGTGTCGGGCGAGGAGGCAGAATGTTCACCTGCTATAAGTTTCGGACAATGCATCAGGGCACGCCTAACGTAGGGACGCATGATGCCCCCCAAAACGCCGTTACCCCTATCGGCCGCTTCCTGAGGTCATCAAAGCTGGATGAGCTACCTCAGATCTTCAATATCCTATTGAATCAGGTGAGCCTGATTGGTCCACGGCCCTGCTTGCCGTCGCAAACCGTGCTTATAGCAGAGCGTGCGCGTCGTGGTGTTCTGGAGGTCAAGCCCGGCATCAGCGGATACTCGCAGGTTCAAGGAGTTGACATGAGCGAGCCAGAGCGGCTCGCCATTTGGGATGAAAAGTACCTCCGGCTTCAGTCTCTACTCCTGGACATCAACATCATCCTTTCCACGGCCCGCGGCGGCGGCCAAGGAGACCGGACGAAGAAGCATTCGTAA
- a CDS encoding IS3 family transposase (programmed frameshift) — MARRVRTTTPNLTRRCLQNAGLFNLCRKHGVSSASIYKWKAKYGGMDVSEAKRLKALEDENTRLKKLLADSMLDNPALKDLLGEKMVAPAVEREAVAHLQSKYGMSERRACRVLGCCRMTMRYQALRTDDVALRERMKAIAHERRRFGYRRLHVLLRREGYEVNHKRLFRIYREEKLTVRRRGGRKRAMGTRSPILISVAPNERWSLDFVSDQLTDGRRFRVLTVVDDCTRECLALVVDTSLSGLRVARELETLITSRGRPKMIVSDNGTEFTSNAILGFADRNHIDWHYIAPGKPMQNAFIESFNGRLRDELLNETLFPSLSYARAAVAGWRTDYNLNRPHSRLSWMTPNEYTNTFNPRRDLPLRSIAGSAAAPVAHPGQIGHDNRQSLHHAG; from the exons ATCGCCCGTCGAGTTCGAACGACGACACCAAACCTAACCCGAAGGTGTCTACAGAACGCGGGGCTATTCAATCTGTGCCGCAAGCATGGCGTAAGCAGCGCCAGCATTTACAAGTGGAAGGCTAAGTATGGCGGGATGGACGTCAGCGAGGCCAAAAGGCTGAAGGCCCTTGAGGACGAGAACACGCGCCTCAAGAAGCTGCTGGCCGACAGCATGCTCGACAATCCCGCCTTGAAAGATCTTCTAGG GGAAAAAATGGTAGCGCCCGCCGTGGAGCGGGAGGCTGTCGCTCATCTCCAGAGCAAGTATGGAATGAGCGAACGGCGGGCGTGCCGAGTGCTGGGGTGTTGCCGGATGACGATGCGCTACCAAGCGCTTCGCACCGATGATGTGGCGTTGCGCGAGCGGATGAAGGCTATCGCTCATGAGCGTCGCAGGTTCGGCTATCGACGGCTGCATGTGTTGCTCCGGCGGGAAGGCTATGAGGTCAACCACAAGCGGCTCTTCCGCATTTATCGCGAGGAGAAGCTGACAGTTCGTCGCCGCGGTGGCCGTAAACGTGCCATGGGCACCAGATCGCCCATACTGATATCGGTGGCGCCAAACGAGCGCTGGTCCCTCGACTTCGTCTCCGATCAGCTTACCGACGGCCGGCGCTTCCGGGTGCTGACCGTGGTTGATGACTGCACCCGCGAGTGCCTCGCCTTGGTGGTGGACACATCTCTGTCGGGGCTCAGGGTCGCCCGCGAACTGGAGACGCTCATCACTAGCCGTGGCCGGCCAAAGATGATCGTCAGCGATAATGGGACGGAGTTCACCTCCAACGCGATCCTGGGCTTTGCGGATCGCAACCACATTGACTGGCACTATATCGCGCCCGGCAAGCCTATGCAGAACGCCTTCATCGAAAGCTTCAATGGTCGGCTCAGGGACGAACTCCTGAACGAGACGCTCTTCCCCTCGCTCTCCTATGCCAGGGCTGCGGTTGCAGGCTGGCGCACGGACTACAACCTCAACCGACCTCACTCGCGGCTCAGTTGGATGACCCCAAACGAGTACACCAACACCTTCAACCCGCGCCGGGACCTACCGCTGCGCTCAATTGCAGGCTCCGCGGCAGCACCCGTCGCTCACCCCGGCCAGATCGGCCATGACAATCGCCAGAGTCTTCATCACGCTGGATAG
- a CDS encoding IS3 family transposase (programmed frameshift) — protein sequence MGKASFTDEFKRDAVRQITERGYPVAEVSQRLGVSAHSLHGWRKKYAGAINKGDEQSEEIRRLKRELVRVTEERDIPKKSGRVLRQGCKVRYAFVAEHREQFSVRTMCRCLRIHPSGFYAWLKNPLSKRAQQDIRQTRLIEEAWKQSGKVYGYRKLHDDLLDQGETSCANRIARLTRLAGIKAQIGYRRRPGSYGGKPSVVVDNTLARQFDVDAPDTAWVTDITYIKTMEGFAYLAVVIDLFSRRVIGWSLQSRQTSEVVLQALHMAVWRRKPQNTVLVHSDQGSQFTSMDWASFLRHHNLVHSMSRRGNCHDNAVVESFFNLLKRERIRRRTYRTRDEARQDVFDYIEMFYNPTRKHVRNGMLSPVEFERRHQT from the exons ATGGGCAAAGCCAGTTTTACAGATGAGTTCAAGCGCGACGCGGTGCGTCAGATCACCGAGCGGGGCTATCCCGTGGCGGAGGTATCGCAGCGTCTTGGCGTGAGTGCGCATTCGCTTCACGGGTGGCGGAAGAAGTATGCCGGGGCGATCAACAAGGGCGATGAACAGTCCGAGGAGATCCGGCGGCTCAAGCGCGAACTGGTGCGGGTCACCGAGGAGCGCGACATCC CCAAAAAAAGCGGCCGCGTACTTCGCCAAGGATGCAAAGTGAGGTACGCGTTTGTCGCCGAGCATCGCGAGCAGTTTTCGGTGCGCACCATGTGTCGGTGCCTGCGCATCCATCCCAGCGGCTTTTATGCGTGGCTCAAGAACCCATTGAGCAAACGGGCCCAGCAAGACATCCGCCAGACGCGGCTGATCGAGGAAGCCTGGAAGCAGAGCGGCAAGGTCTATGGCTACCGCAAGCTGCATGACGATCTGCTGGACCAGGGCGAGACCAGTTGTGCCAACCGTATTGCCCGATTAACTAGGCTGGCCGGGATCAAGGCCCAGATCGGCTACCGGCGCCGGCCTGGCAGCTATGGCGGCAAGCCATCGGTGGTGGTCGACAACACCCTGGCCCGGCAGTTCGACGTCGATGCGCCGGACACCGCCTGGGTGACCGATATCACTTATATCAAAACCATGGAGGGCTTTGCCTATCTTGCCGTGGTCATTGACCTGTTCTCGCGTCGTGTCATCGGTTGGTCACTGCAGAGCCGGCAGACCAGCGAGGTCGTTCTGCAGGCTCTTCACATGGCGGTCTGGCGCCGCAAGCCGCAGAACACGGTGCTGGTCCACTCTGACCAGGGCTCCCAGTTCACCAGCATGGACTGGGCCAGCTTCCTGCGGCACCACAATCTGGTTCACTCCATGAGCCGGCGCGGCAACTGCCACGACAACGCCGTGGTCGAAAGCTTCTTCAACTTGCTCAAGCGCGAGCGGATCAGGCGACGGACCTATCGAACTCGGGACGAAGCCAGGCAGGATGTGTTCGATTACATCGAGATGTTCTACAACCCGACCCGCAAGCACGTCCGCAACGGAATGCTATCGCCCGTCGAGTTCGAACGACGACACCAAACCTAA
- a CDS encoding polysaccharide biosynthesis protein, translated as MKQPLHQIATGRAGSLFESDIAQSEDALRAAITGKRVLAIGGAGSIGSSTVLQIAMRQPDTLHVVDQNENGLAELVRRLRSQPDIWSVRDFQTLPLDYGSAAMRHLLASQTPYDLVLNFAALKHVRSEKDPFSTLQMFDTNLLKQERFMGWLAGTGFAGRFFTVSTDKAANPSSMMGASKRAMEHVLFNSSAAAALPGIKTSARFANVAFSNGSLLQGFENRLARIEPLAAPRDTRRYFVSLQESGELCVLAAALAPDHTIVIPRLDPEKHLVTLQEIAESFLRHHGYEPAHYADEREACAAARIEAQRGFWPLILTVLDTSGEKPYEEFMTDRERSREMGLPNLRVVDYLAADRVAIEAMLRETEMLVNDVSAGVLSKDRLKALLALVEPGFLTTHKDAAANLDQRL; from the coding sequence ATGAAGCAACCTCTCCACCAGATCGCGACCGGCCGCGCCGGCTCGCTTTTCGAGTCCGATATTGCACAATCAGAAGACGCGCTGCGCGCAGCCATCACGGGAAAGCGCGTGCTGGCGATCGGCGGCGCGGGCTCGATCGGTTCATCCACAGTGTTGCAGATCGCGATGCGGCAGCCCGACACGCTCCACGTCGTCGACCAGAACGAGAACGGCCTTGCTGAGCTCGTGCGGCGATTACGCTCCCAGCCCGACATCTGGTCAGTTCGCGACTTCCAGACCCTGCCGCTCGACTACGGCTCGGCGGCAATGCGCCATCTTCTGGCGTCGCAGACTCCCTACGACCTCGTGCTGAACTTCGCCGCGCTGAAGCATGTGCGGTCTGAAAAGGACCCCTTTTCGACGCTGCAGATGTTCGACACGAACCTTCTGAAGCAGGAACGCTTTATGGGCTGGCTGGCTGGCACCGGCTTTGCCGGGCGCTTCTTCACCGTTTCGACCGACAAGGCGGCCAACCCCTCCTCGATGATGGGCGCGTCGAAGCGCGCGATGGAGCACGTTCTATTCAATTCCTCCGCGGCGGCAGCGCTGCCGGGCATCAAGACCTCAGCGCGCTTTGCAAACGTGGCATTTTCTAATGGGTCGCTGCTTCAGGGGTTTGAGAACCGTCTCGCCCGCATCGAGCCGTTGGCCGCGCCGCGCGACACCCGTCGCTACTTCGTCTCGCTGCAAGAGTCCGGCGAATTGTGCGTGCTTGCGGCCGCGCTGGCGCCGGACCACACCATCGTCATTCCCCGTCTCGATCCTGAAAAGCACCTCGTGACGTTACAAGAGATCGCCGAAAGTTTCCTGCGCCATCATGGCTATGAACCGGCGCACTACGCGGACGAGCGCGAAGCCTGCGCAGCCGCACGTATCGAGGCACAACGCGGTTTCTGGCCATTGATTCTGACGGTGCTCGATACATCAGGCGAAAAGCCGTACGAGGAATTCATGACGGACCGAGAGCGGTCGCGCGAGATGGGACTTCCAAACCTTCGCGTTGTTGACTATTTGGCAGCCGACCGTGTGGCAATCGAGGCAATGCTGCGCGAGACAGAAATGCTTGTGAATGACGTTTCGGCAGGTGTCTTGAGCAAGGATAGACTGAAGGCGTTGTTGGCGCTGGTCGAACCCGGCTTTTTGACAACGCATAAGGATGCCGCGGCGAACCTAGATCAGAGACTTTAG
- a CDS encoding acylneuraminate cytidylyltransferase family protein, whose translation MKCIALITARGGSKRLPGKNVMPFAGRPLIHWSCEAAGVASAVRRTIVSTDSAEIAAAARVAGAEVPFMRPAELSGDTSSHYDVVAHALDWIEADEGALPDFLCLLQPTSPLRTGADIDGTAALVTDRGGDSAFSVSPVAIHPELMYRLADDGSARHFLPPVGGYRRGQDMEPLFHVNGAVYVIRPKSFRERRAVMSPDAFGYVMPPHRSVDIDDETDFVWAEALMLRFQSARIAQSIPNLGPMK comes from the coding sequence TTGAAATGTATTGCCCTTATCACCGCGCGCGGTGGCTCCAAGCGCCTGCCGGGCAAGAACGTCATGCCCTTTGCCGGCCGCCCACTCATTCACTGGAGCTGCGAGGCCGCAGGCGTCGCGAGCGCGGTGCGCCGCACAATCGTTTCTACCGACAGCGCCGAAATTGCCGCCGCTGCCCGGGTTGCTGGCGCAGAAGTGCCCTTTATGCGGCCTGCTGAGCTTTCAGGCGACACCTCCTCGCATTATGACGTAGTCGCCCATGCGCTCGACTGGATCGAAGCTGACGAGGGTGCGTTGCCGGACTTTCTGTGCCTGCTGCAGCCGACCTCGCCGTTACGTACTGGCGCTGACATCGACGGCACCGCAGCGCTGGTCACTGACCGAGGCGGCGACAGTGCGTTCTCCGTCTCGCCAGTCGCGATCCATCCAGAACTCATGTACCGGCTTGCCGATGACGGCAGCGCGCGCCATTTCCTACCGCCTGTCGGGGGTTATCGCCGCGGGCAGGACATGGAACCGCTCTTCCATGTCAACGGCGCAGTCTACGTGATCCGACCAAAGAGCTTTCGTGAGCGCCGCGCGGTCATGTCCCCGGACGCTTTTGGCTACGTAATGCCACCGCACCGCAGTGTTGACATCGACGACGAGACGGATTTCGTCTGGGCCGAGGCGCTAATGCTGCGATTTCAGTCCGCGCGGATCGCGCAGAGCATTCCTAATCTTGGACCGATGAAATGA
- a CDS encoding SDR family NAD(P)-dependent oxidoreductase: MFSGKVLLITGGTGSFGRATVRRFLDTDIAEIRVFSRDEKKQDDMRKHFDNAKLKFYLGDVRDRHSVERAMRGVDYCFHAAALKQVPSCEFHPMEAVRTNVLGTENVLEAAIASGLKRVVCLSTDKAVYPINAMGISKALMEKVMVAASRNLDPARTVICGTRYGNVMASRGSVIPLFVDQIAAGDPITLTDPAMTRFMMTLEDAVELVLYAFQNGRNGDIFVQKAPAATVAVLAEAVRLVLGKSDHPVREIGTRHGEKLFEALLSREELATAVDEGGYFRVPADARDLNYSKFVEEGEKRLNRTEDYNSHNTERLDVEGMKALLMKVDYVRRAVSGEPAGPED; this comes from the coding sequence ATGTTCTCAGGTAAAGTTTTGCTGATCACCGGTGGGACCGGCTCGTTCGGTCGCGCGACCGTGCGCCGGTTCCTCGACACGGACATCGCGGAAATCCGGGTATTCAGCCGTGACGAGAAGAAGCAGGACGACATGCGCAAGCATTTCGACAATGCGAAGCTCAAATTCTACCTCGGCGACGTGCGCGACCGCCACAGCGTCGAGCGCGCCATGCGCGGCGTCGACTATTGCTTCCATGCCGCCGCGCTCAAGCAGGTGCCGTCCTGCGAGTTCCATCCGATGGAGGCCGTGCGCACCAATGTGCTCGGCACGGAGAACGTGCTGGAAGCCGCGATCGCCTCGGGCCTGAAGCGCGTCGTGTGCCTGTCGACGGACAAGGCCGTCTACCCCATCAACGCCATGGGCATCTCCAAGGCTTTAATGGAGAAGGTCATGGTCGCCGCCTCGCGCAATCTCGATCCCGCCCGCACCGTCATCTGCGGCACGCGCTACGGCAACGTCATGGCCTCGCGCGGCTCGGTCATCCCGCTCTTCGTCGACCAGATCGCCGCCGGCGATCCGATTACGCTGACCGACCCGGCGATGACGCGTTTCATGATGACGCTGGAAGACGCAGTCGAACTGGTCCTCTACGCCTTCCAAAACGGGCGCAACGGCGACATCTTCGTTCAGAAGGCGCCGGCGGCGACCGTCGCCGTACTGGCCGAGGCGGTCAGGTTGGTGCTCGGAAAGAGCGACCATCCTGTCCGCGAGATCGGCACGCGCCACGGCGAAAAGCTGTTCGAGGCGCTGCTCAGCCGCGAGGAGCTGGCGACGGCCGTCGACGAGGGCGGCTATTTCCGCGTTCCCGCAGACGCGCGCGACCTCAACTACTCCAAGTTCGTCGAAGAGGGCGAAAAGCGGCTCAACCGCACGGAAGACTATAACTCCCACAACACCGAGCGCCTTGACGTCGAGGGCATGAAGGCGCTCCTGATGAAGGTCGACTATGTGCGCCGCGCCGTCAGCGGCGAGCCCGCCGGTCCGGAGGACTGA
- the wbjC gene encoding UDP-2-acetamido-2,6-beta-L-arabino-hexul-4-ose reductase, whose protein sequence is MTIAITGADGFIGRNLAVRLAEASHADIVRITRDTPRSGLSDRLAGVDLVFHLAGVNRPSDPAEFATGNADFTEELCDALAALPTSPRLVLSSSTQAALENPYGASKRRAEEIVEAYGAGTGAKIHVFRLPNVFGKWSRPNYNSAVATFCHNVARGLPITVNDPAAPLRLVYVDDVVETFLALARDPEVPGGIAEVEPVYDTTVGAIADLIRSFPESRENLTTPPVGTGLVRALHATYLSFLEPAAFTYTVPVHSDPRGSFVEMLKTRDSGQFSYFTAHPGITRGEHYHHSKTEKFLVIKGTASFGFRQIVTGETFELVTRGGEATIVETIPGWAHNVTNIGDDELVVILWANEIFDRGRPDTIAAKVKP, encoded by the coding sequence ATGACGATCGCGATCACCGGCGCGGACGGCTTTATCGGACGCAATCTGGCGGTCCGTCTCGCCGAGGCGAGCCATGCCGACATCGTACGGATCACACGCGACACACCGCGCAGCGGGCTCTCCGACCGGCTCGCCGGCGTTGACCTCGTTTTCCATCTCGCCGGCGTCAACCGGCCTAGCGACCCGGCCGAGTTCGCAACGGGCAATGCCGATTTCACCGAAGAGCTGTGCGACGCGCTTGCAGCCCTTCCGACGTCGCCGCGCCTCGTCCTCTCCTCTTCGACGCAGGCTGCGCTCGAAAATCCCTACGGGGCAAGCAAACGGCGCGCCGAGGAGATCGTCGAAGCCTATGGTGCGGGCACGGGCGCGAAGATCCATGTCTTCCGGCTCCCCAATGTTTTCGGCAAATGGTCGCGCCCGAACTACAATTCGGCCGTCGCCACCTTCTGCCACAACGTCGCGCGCGGTCTGCCGATCACCGTCAACGATCCCGCCGCACCGCTACGGCTCGTCTATGTCGACGACGTCGTCGAGACGTTCCTGGCTCTCGCCCGCGATCCCGAGGTCCCCGGCGGAATTGCAGAAGTCGAACCGGTCTACGACACGACGGTCGGCGCGATCGCCGACCTGATCCGGTCCTTTCCGGAGAGCCGGGAGAACCTGACGACGCCGCCCGTCGGCACCGGCCTCGTCCGCGCTCTCCATGCGACCTATCTGAGCTTCCTCGAACCTGCCGCCTTCACCTACACGGTGCCGGTCCACAGCGATCCGCGCGGCAGTTTCGTGGAGATGCTGAAGACGCGCGACAGCGGGCAGTTCTCCTATTTCACCGCGCATCCGGGGATCACGCGCGGCGAGCACTACCACCATTCGAAGACGGAGAAGTTTCTCGTCATCAAGGGAACGGCCAGCTTCGGATTCCGTCAGATCGTCACCGGCGAGACGTTCGAACTCGTCACCCGCGGCGGCGAGGCTACCATCGTCGAGACCATTCCGGGCTGGGCGCATAACGTGACCAATATCGGCGACGACGAACTCGTCGTCATACTGTGGGCGAACGAGATTTTCGATCGCGGGCGGCCCGATACGATCGCAGCTAAGGTGAAGCCGTGA
- the wecB gene encoding non-hydrolyzing UDP-N-acetylglucosamine 2-epimerase: MKKLKVMTVVGTRPEIIRLSRVMAELDAHCDHVLVHTGQNYDYELNQVFFDDLGVKKPDHFLNAAGAGAAETIGNIIGAADKVLAEEKPEAMLVLGDTNSCLSVIPAKRRKVPVFHMEAGNRCYDQRVPEEINRRIVDHTADINLTYSSIAREYLLREGLPPDMVIKTGSPMFEVLTHYAQRIDASDALQRLGLEENGYFVVSAHREENIDSARNFGRLVAILNRVAEDHGLPVIVSTHPRTMKRVEATGSTFHDLVRLLKPLGFHDYVRLQKSARAVLSDSGTINEESSILNFPALNLREAHERPEGMEEAAVMMVGLSEDRVRQGLEILATQPRGAERGLRLVADYSMPNVSEKVVRIIHSYTDYVNRVVWRRYD; encoded by the coding sequence GTGAAAAAGCTCAAGGTCATGACCGTCGTCGGCACGCGCCCTGAGATTATCCGGCTGTCGCGCGTGATGGCCGAACTCGACGCGCATTGCGACCACGTGCTGGTCCATACAGGGCAGAACTACGACTACGAGCTTAACCAGGTCTTCTTCGACGATCTAGGCGTCAAGAAGCCCGACCATTTCCTCAATGCCGCAGGCGCCGGCGCGGCCGAGACGATCGGCAACATCATCGGCGCCGCCGACAAGGTGCTGGCCGAGGAAAAGCCCGAGGCGATGCTAGTGCTCGGCGACACCAATTCGTGCCTCTCGGTCATTCCGGCCAAGCGGCGCAAGGTGCCCGTGTTCCACATGGAGGCGGGCAATCGCTGCTACGACCAGCGCGTGCCCGAAGAGATCAACCGGCGGATCGTCGACCACACGGCCGACATCAACCTGACCTACAGTTCGATCGCCCGCGAATATCTGCTGCGCGAGGGCTTGCCGCCGGACATGGTCATCAAGACCGGCAGCCCGATGTTCGAGGTGCTGACCCACTATGCGCAGCGCATCGACGCTTCCGACGCGCTCCAGCGGCTTGGGCTGGAGGAGAACGGCTATTTCGTCGTTAGCGCGCATCGCGAGGAGAACATCGACTCCGCTCGCAATTTCGGCCGACTCGTCGCCATCTTGAACCGCGTGGCTGAGGATCACGGCCTGCCCGTCATCGTCTCCACCCACCCGCGCACGATGAAGCGCGTGGAGGCGACCGGGTCGACGTTCCACGACCTCGTGCGGCTATTGAAGCCGCTCGGCTTCCACGATTATGTCCGGCTGCAGAAGTCGGCCCGTGCCGTGCTGTCGGACAGCGGGACGATCAACGAGGAATCCTCGATCCTCAACTTCCCCGCCCTCAACCTGCGCGAGGCGCACGAACGTCCGGAAGGCATGGAGGAAGCCGCCGTCATGATGGTCGGGCTGTCGGAAGACCGCGTGCGGCAGGGGCTCGAAATCCTCGCGACCCAGCCCCGCGGCGCCGAGCGCGGCCTGCGCCTCGTCGCAGACTATTCGATGCCAAACGTGTCGGAAAAGGTCGTACGGATCATCCATAGCTACACCGACTACGTGAACCGCGTCGTCTGGCGCCGCTACGACTGA
- a CDS encoding glycosyltransferase family 4 protein produces MASDLIARGHQVTILTGLPNYPSGKVFEEYRADPEKFAHFEGAEVIRVPMLPRGSGSLRLMANYASFVLSGLTVGAWKLRGRRFDSILVFMISPITAVLPAILQRRLKRAPLFVWILDLWPETLEAVGVVKSPRLLAIVGNLVSYIYKRTDHILVQSRAFMDNVRTYAGPNATVSYFPGWAEPIFQQGLEAAPKAAEITRFSDSFNVAFAGNVGEAQDFPAILDAADALRKDIPVRMFVIGDGRMFPWVEKEVALRGLSDRVILLGRFPLERMPSFFKAADALLVSLKRDKIFAMTIPGKVQSYLAAGVPLLGMLDGEGGRIIREAGAGLVSPSGDGAALARNIEALAGMTPQERTAMGANAKAYGLAEFDRTRLLGGLEAKLRDAAERNSS; encoded by the coding sequence TTGGCGTCCGACCTCATCGCGCGCGGCCATCAGGTGACGATCCTCACCGGACTGCCGAACTATCCTTCGGGCAAGGTGTTCGAGGAATACCGCGCGGACCCGGAGAAATTCGCGCATTTCGAAGGCGCCGAGGTGATCCGCGTGCCCATGCTGCCGCGCGGCTCGGGCAGCCTGCGGCTGATGGCGAACTATGCCAGCTTTGTCCTCTCCGGTCTGACGGTCGGCGCCTGGAAGCTACGCGGGCGCCGGTTCGATTCCATCCTCGTCTTCATGATCTCGCCGATCACGGCCGTCCTCCCCGCGATCCTCCAGCGCCGGCTGAAGCGCGCGCCGCTCTTCGTGTGGATCCTCGATCTGTGGCCGGAGACGCTGGAGGCGGTGGGCGTCGTCAAGTCGCCGCGCCTGCTCGCTATCGTCGGCAATCTAGTCAGCTACATTTACAAACGCACCGACCACATCCTCGTCCAGTCGCGCGCCTTCATGGACAATGTGCGCACCTATGCCGGTCCGAATGCCACCGTCAGCTATTTTCCCGGCTGGGCCGAGCCGATCTTTCAACAGGGTCTCGAAGCCGCGCCGAAAGCGGCCGAAATTACCCGGTTTTCAGACAGTTTCAACGTGGCTTTCGCTGGAAATGTTGGTGAAGCACAGGATTTTCCGGCGATACTGGACGCCGCCGACGCGCTGCGAAAAGATATCCCCGTGCGAATGTTCGTCATCGGCGACGGCCGCATGTTCCCTTGGGTGGAGAAGGAAGTCGCGCTGCGCGGGTTGTCCGACCGGGTCATCCTGCTCGGCCGTTTCCCGCTCGAAAGAATGCCCTCCTTCTTCAAGGCCGCCGACGCGCTCCTCGTCTCGCTCAAGCGCGACAAGATTTTCGCGATGACTATTCCGGGCAAGGTGCAGAGCTATCTAGCCGCCGGCGTGCCGCTCCTCGGCATGCTCGACGGCGAAGGGGGCCGCATCATCCGGGAAGCTGGCGCCGGCCTCGTCAGCCCCTCGGGCGACGGCGCCGCGCTCGCCCGCAACATCGAAGCCCTCGCTGGCATGACACCCCAAGAACGCACCGCTATGGGCGCCAACGCCAAGGCCTACGGCCTCGCCGAATTCGACCGTACCCGCCTTCTAGGCGGGCTCGAGGCCAAGCTGCGCGATGCGGCGGAGCGGAATAGCTCATGA